The segment GGACAAAAACTACCTGCTCAAAATAGACCGCTATCCGGACAGCTATTTCGTGGTGCTTTTCGACACCGTGTTCCGCTTCACCCGCCACGCCGCGCTGTTCCGGGCAGTGGTGGGCGACCCCAGCTCGATTGAACCTCAAAATTAGCCGCTGCCGGGAACTCGATCCCGACCTCTTCCAGAGCATTACCGCCATCTGGCTCGAAACCGGGATCAGTAACCCCGCCCGGGCTGACAGCTTCGGAGCTGTGCAGAACAACCTCAGCCAGAACGGGACCATGCTCCTGGCCTGGCTGGACGGCATTCTGGTTGGCACAGCCTGGCTCAGCCACGATTTCCGCAGGCTCTACATCCACCACATGGCCGTGTCGCCCGAATTCCAAAACCGGGGCATCGGCCG is part of the Candidatus Cloacimonadota bacterium genome and harbors:
- a CDS encoding GNAT family N-acetyltransferase, producing MNLKISRCRELDPDLFQSITAIWLETGISNPARADSFGAVQNNLSQNGTMLLAWLDGILVGTAWLSHDFRRLYIHHMAVSPEFQNRGIGRALLEEALSIARDNGWQAKLEVHVENAAARHLYSSYGFTDLEGYIVMIRREG